The Streptomyces puniciscabiei genomic interval GCCCGCGCACGCAAGCCGACTCGCAAGCCGGCACGCTTCGCCTCCTCGTGACTCAGAACAGCGGCAGCTGCCCGGGCATCTCCGGTACGGCGTATCCGTCCAACGCCGGCTGGGCGGCCCCGAGTTGGGCCTGCCGCCGCGACCCGGCGCAAGAGACGAGTTCGCCGTTCTGCCGCGCGCCGGGCGGGTCGTGCCGCGCGTAGCGGCCCGCGACGACGGCGATGTCGCGGTGGCACACAGGGCAGGTTCTGCGTCGGGAGGACATGACCGCCAGTGTGCCCGCACCGGCGCCGGCGCGACACCGCCGTCAGGTGCGGGTCTCGGCTTCCCAGCGATCGGGGCCCACCCCACGCCAGTCGATCAGCGGCGAGTCGGCCACCTGCTCCGGCTCGATCTCCAACCCCGCGCGGCGCAGGAACTCCACCAGGTCCCCGACACTGTGCGCCAGGCCGAGGATCTCGCCGTCCACCCGGACCCGGCGGCCCCCGGTAGGGGACGGCAGGTGCACGATGATGGGTCGTTTCCCGGCCATGGCTCCAGCATCGTCCGGACCGCCCGGGCGCGCACCCGGACCGGTCATTCCAGTATTCCCAGCGCGGTGTCGGGGCGGCACAGCGGGCATGCGGCGACTCCTCCTTCGGTGAGCGCACGGACCGCCTGGTTGCGGCCGACCTCCTTGGCACGCCCGCCGACGCCGGTACAGCCGCCGACGTGGACGTACACCGCGGTGCGGCCGTTCAGGCCGTGCTCGATCAGCCAGTCCGGACCGGCCTGCCGGGTGGCGAGACGGCGCTGCCGTTCGGCCTCCCGGCGTTCCTCGTCCGCGATCCACCGGTCCATCAGGGCGAGCTGCCGCGCGGCCTGGTGTTCGACGACGCGGCGGGCGAAACGCAGCATGTCGAGACGCGTCAGCGGACGGTCATCGTTCACACGTTCGATTCTAGTGAAGGTACCCGGAAGTGCGACCAGCGGGATACGAACGAACGGGATCCGCCCCGAAACGGTTCTCCATCGGCGAGACGCATGAGGCACAGGTCACATTCATGTGCTGTCACAGCGCGCGGGGCCGCTCTGTCCAAGAGGGCGTACGCACCGGCAACCACCCAGGAGTACACCGTGGAAGCTCGTCTGAACGTCATGGCCAGTCCGGTCGCGGCCAAGGCCATGAAGCACCTCATCGCCGCGGGCATGGCGCTCTCGGAGTCGACCGTGCCGGCCTCGACGCGCGAACTGATGATGCTCCGCGCCAGCCAGATCAACGGCTGTGCCGGATGCATCGACATGCACACCAAGGAAGCCGCCGCGGCCGGCGAGACCGCCGTACGCCTCCACCTGGTCGCCGCATGGCGGGAGGCCAAGGTCTTCACCGACGCCGAGCGTGCGGCGCTGGAGCTGACGGAGCAGGGCACCCGCACCGCCGATGCGGCCGGCGGCGTCCCGGACGAGGTGTGGGCG includes:
- a CDS encoding DUF6233 domain-containing protein gives rise to the protein MNDDRPLTRLDMLRFARRVVEHQAARQLALMDRWIADEERREAERQRRLATRQAGPDWLIEHGLNGRTAVYVHVGGCTGVGGRAKEVGRNQAVRALTEGGVAACPLCRPDTALGILE
- a CDS encoding carboxymuconolactone decarboxylase family protein, coding for MEARLNVMASPVAAKAMKHLIAAGMALSESTVPASTRELMMLRASQINGCAGCIDMHTKEAAAAGETAVRLHLVAAWREAKVFTDAERAALELTEQGTRTADAAGGVPDEVWANAAKYYDEDQLADLVAQIAVINAFNRGNVITQQPAGDYEAGMVAKFH